The genome window ATCGTGGCCAGGTGGTGCATCAGCGCATGAGTCCTGTGGAGCACGCATTCAGTTATCCAGTGACTTTTTTCGCGTTTGATCTGAATGAACTGGATACCTTGGCTGCCAAGGTTCGTGGATTTAGTCATAATCAATCGGACCTGTTGCGTCTGAACGACCAAGATTATCTACGAGGAGAGGCGCGCCCGATTGCAGATCAGTTAGAGACCTACCTCGGGCCAGAATTGCCAGGGCAGCATACGCGTTTGGTCACATCGCCGCGTTATTTCAATTATGCGTTTAACCCGGTGAACTTCCACCTTCGGATGCAGGGCGACCAGCTCTTGGCTGTGGTCGCTGAAGTGAATAACACCTTTGGCGATCGGCATGTGTATCCGCTCAATGACCTGGAGGCAGGTGATGCGCCTCATATGTGGACGGCGCGCTGCCCGAAGGACTTTCATGTCTCTCCTTTTAACGATTTGTCGGGGGAATACTATTTCACGTTT of Lentimonas sp. CC4 contains these proteins:
- a CDS encoding DUF1365 domain-containing protein codes for the protein MSWHSQIYRGQVVHQRMSPVEHAFSYPVTFFAFDLNELDTLAAKVRGFSHNQSDLLRLNDQDYLRGEARPIADQLETYLGPELPGQHTRLVTSPRYFNYAFNPVNFHLRMQGDQLLAVVAEVNNTFGDRHVYPLNDLEAGDAPHMWTARCPKDFHVSPFNDLSGEYYFTFRIEAEALFLGVDLYREGACVLKTWIQGKGAAVTRASIWRYALMHPFDTALNSMPRIIWQAAQLYYKKKLQIYTRPSPDSPQTLIDRDQHSEPNAVI